From Apis cerana isolate GH-2021 linkage group LG10, AcerK_1.0, whole genome shotgun sequence, one genomic window encodes:
- the LOC108003751 gene encoding dehydrogenase/reductase SDR family member 4-like codes for MLRSSLNRTYQQINRNLGNNTRIKCKRLEEKVAIVTASTSGIGLAIAKRLAEEGAKVVISSRKESNVQQALKQLKSKGLNVYGTICHVGKNEDRKSLLEKTIQEFGGLDILILSAGTNPNPCNLFDTSELLWDKIFDINLKSTFLLMKDSLPFLRKSKSASITLLSSIAAYSPLELLGAYAISKTALLGLTQMASVTLVSEGIRVNCIAPGIINTKFSQILREGELQKILLSKIPMQKYGNVNDVAGIAAFLASDDALYISGETIIAAGGLTCRL; via the exons atgctaCGTTCTTCATTAAATCGAACTTACCAACaaattaatcgtaatttaggaaataatacaagaataaaatgtaaacgTCTAGAAGAAAAAGTAGCAATTGTTACGGCATCAACAAGcgg TATTGGTCTTGCAATAGCAAAACGTTTAGCTGAAGAAGGTGCTAAAGTAGTAATTAGTAGCCGTAAAGAATCAAATGTACAACAAGCTTTAAAACAACTTAAGTCTAAAGGTTTAAATGTTTATGGTACTATATGTCATGTTGGCAAAAATGAAGATAGGAAATCTCTTcttgaaaaa acTATACAAGAATTTGGTggtttagatattttaatattaagtgcTGGCACAAATCCAAATCCATGTAATCTTTTTGATACATCAGAATTATTGtgggataaaatttttgatatcaatCTTAAAAGTACATTTCTCCTAATGAAAGATTCTTTACCATTTTTGAGAAAGAGTAAATCAGCATCAATAACACTTTTATCTTCAATAGCAGCATATTCACCATTGGAA ttgCTAGGTGCATATGCCATTAGCAAAACAGCATTATTAGGACTTACACAAATGGCTTCCGTAACTCTTGTATCAGAAGGAATTAGAGTCAATTGCATAGCTCCTGGtattataaatactaaattttcacaaata CTTCGTGAAGgtgaattacaaaaaatactattatcaaaaataccaATGCAAAAATATGGTAATGTAAATGATGTAGCAGGAATTGCTGCATTTTTAGCAAGTGATGATGCTTTATATATTAGTGGTGAAACTATTATTGCTGCTGGTGGATTGACATGTAGACTTTAA
- the LOC133666738 gene encoding bublin coiled-coil protein, whose translation MADKNMVQNAVKPKENHEGDENGWENEENDENCNDAEFEAINAQLDQLNSVLDNLEQKNDDIRAELIQLLQSNREARKQFQEFQDSIIYSDNNNIL comes from the exons ATGGCAGATAAAAATATGGTTCAAAACGCAGTAAAACCAAAAGAAAATCATGAAGGTGATGAAAATGGAtgggaaaatgaagaaaatgacGAAAATTGCAATGATGCtg aatttgaaGCTATAAATGCTCAACTAGATCAGCTTAATTCAGTGTTGGATAACCTCGAACAAAAAAATGACGATATTCGTGCAGAATTGATTCAATTACTACAATCTAATCGTGAAGcaagaaaacaatttcaagaatttcagGATTCT ataatatattcagataataataatatattgtaa